In the Sandaracinus amylolyticus genome, GGACTGCAGCGGCGGCCAGCTCTGCTGCGCGCCGACGGGCCTCGCGGACCTGACCACCGGCACCACGTGCGCGGCGTCGTGCGGCTCGCGCCACCAGATGTGCCAGACCGACGCCGACTGCAGTGGCGGCGCGACCTGCCACACGTGCCGTCCGCCCGGCGGAATGGGCGGCGTGGTCGGCCTCTGCAACGCCGGCGCGAGCTGTCCCGGCTCGTACACGTCGCTGTGATCGCGATGCGCACGCCGATCACGATCGCGCTCTTCCTCGTCGCGTGCGGCGCCGAGACGCCCGGCGCCGGGCTCGAGGTGCGTCCGGGCGAAGGCATCGGACCGGTGCGGATCGGCATGCGCTACGCCGACGTGCGCGAGGCGCTCGGTCCGCTCGAGGGCGCGTTCACGAGCGATCGTCTCGCGTTCGGGCGCTACGCGTCGCTCGGGCTCGAGGTCGTGCTCGTCTCGAGCGAGGACGCGAGCGTCAGCGACGACGCGATCGTGATCGGCGTCGGCGCGCTGAGGAGCGACGGATTCGTCGGTCCCGTCGTGCCCGGCATGACGCGCGACGCGCTCGAGGACGCGTTCGGCGAGCCCGACGACGAAGCGGGCGACACCGCCTTCTACGTCGAGGGCTTCAGCGTCGAGCGCGACGGGGACGCGGTGCTCGAGGTCGGCGTGTTCCGGCCCTACGCGCACGAGCCCACGCCACCTCCGATGCGCGCCGCCGCGACACGACGGGAGGGCACGTGAGACGGCTCGCGACCACGCTGATCCTCGCGGCGATCACGATCGCGAGCGATGCACGCGCCGAGATCGAGATCGACGGCGAGCGCGTGGAGGTCATCGACATGCACCTCCACCCCGGGCACTACGCGAACATGGCGACCGAAGGTCGCCGGTTCATCACCGAGAGCCTCCCGCCCTTCGCGAGGATGTACGCGCCCGCGCTGATCGAGACGCTGCTCGATCCCTACGGCGAGCACGTCGGGATCCGCGCGCAGACCGAGATGGCGGGCGTCGATCACGCCGTGCTCTTCGCGGTGTACGCGCCGCGCTCGACGGGCTTCTACACGAACGAAGAGCTCGAGCGCGTGCTCGACGACCCGCGCAACGCGGGCTGGGCCTGGGGCATGGTCAGCATCGACTACGAGGGCTTCCTCGACGAAGGCGTCGCGCAGCCGCGCCTCGACGCGCTCGCGTCGTACTTCGAGCGGCGCCCCGATCTCTTCGTCGGCATCAAGCTCGCGCACGCGCACCAGGCCGTGACCCTCGACGACACGCGCTACCTCGGCGTCTACGACGTCGCGGCGCGCTTCGGCGTGCCGGTGCTGCTCCACACCGGATTCAGCCCATTTCCCGGCACCCAGACCGATCCTGCGTACTACGACCCCGAGGGCCTCGAGTCCGTCGTCACCGCGTACGACGGCGCGCATGGAATGCCGCGCGTCGACTTCGTCCTCTCGCACGTCGGCCAGGGCGATCCGCGC is a window encoding:
- a CDS encoding amidohydrolase family protein, whose product is MRRLATTLILAAITIASDARAEIEIDGERVEVIDMHLHPGHYANMATEGRRFITESLPPFARMYAPALIETLLDPYGEHVGIRAQTEMAGVDHAVLFAVYAPRSTGFYTNEELERVLDDPRNAGWAWGMVSIDYEGFLDEGVAQPRLDALASYFERRPDLFVGIKLAHAHQAVTLDDTRYLGVYDVAARFGVPVLLHTGFSPFPGTQTDPAYYDPEGLESVVTAYDGAHGMPRVDFVLSHVGQGDPRAVEHALALAEAHDNVWLEISALNRPFLLDDEGEPIASTEPQYPAVLRSIRARGLVERTLFATDGPQFSGMVRSYVQRMVLGMREAEYSLGEIRRVTSGTFSRLYLQSE